The genomic DNA GACCTTTGTGAGTTCGATTCTTGCTTTTGATTCCTCTTTTTGTCTCACTTTCTTTgaattttcttgttcttgctttGAGAATGGCTTCTACGGGTAATTCGACTGCTCCGGTGAATCGTCCTCCCACTCCGAATCCTGTGAATGTTCAAATACAGTATCAAACTGATCAGTATGAGCATCCGTATCATCTACATAGCGCTGATCATGCGGGATTTGTGCTTGTCTCTGATCGCCTCGTCACTGCTTCGGATTTCCCTtcttggcgtcgatcgatgtgGATGGCTCTCAATGTCCGGAATAAGCTAGGTTTTATCAATGGTACGATATCTAAACCTCAAGAAGATCATAGGGATTTCGGTGTATGGTCTAGATGTAACGATATAGTCTCGACTTGGTTGATGAATTATGTGGATAAGAAGATAGGGAAGAGTTTACTTTTCATCCTTACTGCTGAAGGAATTTGGAAGAACATTTTATCTAGGTATAAGCAAGATGATGCACCTAGGATTTTTGCTATTGAGCAGAAGTTGAGTACGCTTGTCCAAGGTTCAATGGACGTCTCTGTTTACTATACTTGTTTGATGACATTGTGGGAAGAATATCAAAACTATGTTTAGCTCCCAGTTTGTACTTGTGGGCATTGTGAATGTGATGCAGCCCCGAAATGGGAGAGATTACAACAAAGAAGCAGAGTTACTAAATTTCCTATGGGGTTGAATGAAGGTTATGATCAAGCACGGAGACATATTCTGATGCTAAAACCTATTCCCACGATCGAAGAAGCTTTCAATATGGTGACTCAAGATGAACGACAGAAGGTTGTTTTACCATCTACTGGCCTTGGGAATGTTGCTTTTCAGGCTACACCTTCTATGAATGATGGCGAAGCAGCATATATAGTAGCTTATATTACTGCTCGTTCTGTACAGAAGCCTATATGTTCGCATTGTGGTAAAGTGGGACATACTATACAGAAGTGTTATAAACTTCATGGGTTTCCACCAGGGTATAAAACTGCAGCTACAGGGTATAATGCACGACCTCCTGCTTCATTTCAGCCAAGGATGCCAACTTTGCAGTTACAACCGAGGGATCCTTTGGGACAGCAGATGGCTCCTTATACGTACCCGATGCAGAAAGCCAATGCGGTAGCTCAGGTTTATTCAGATATTGGAATGTTCCCGATGGAAGATACATCTTATGGACAGTATCCGCAATATGCAACGCCTAGCTCGAGTGGTGGATCTAATCAGATTCTATAGGGCTACACTCCACAACAAATTGAACATATGGTGGCTCAGTTCAACAGTCAAGTTCAAGTTCCAGAGCCTGTATCTACTTCATCAGGTTCTAGTATTCCTAGTGCTATGGCTACTATCACTGAACATGGCTTGATGGCTAAGAATTCCACATCTGGTACCACTTTACCCTTTCCTTCTACtagtttaaaatttcaaaacaataatCTTACCTTTCAGAACCACATTTTATCCTCCTTACAACACCTATTACCCAATGATGCTTGGATTATTGATAGTGGTGCTTCGAGTCATGTGTGTTCAAACTTAGCCATGTTTACAGCTTTAAGACCTGTGTCGGATATCACTGTTAGTTTGCCTAATAATGCTAGAGTTTCTATTACGCATATAGGCACTATACATATTAGTTCACGATTGATTCTTCATGATGTTTTACATGTCccagattttaaatttaatttgattagtgTTAGTAGACttgtaaaaacattaaaatgttcTGCTCATTTCTTTGAAACTTGTTGTTTGATTTAGGAACTTTTTCAGAGATTGATGATTGGGACGGGTAGAGTCTTTCAAGATCTATATATTCTGGCTACTGAGAATACATCCCTCTCTCCATCGACTTCTGCAGCATGTTCTTTCTCTGGTTCCGTGGTTGCTGATGGTTTACTTTGGCATCAAAGACTAGGTCATCCATCACGTTTAGCTTTACAAAAACCTGTTAGTAGCATTCCTTCTTTAAAGAATTTTACAAGAAAAGCCCACATTGATAGCAGTAGATTATAGCTCATTTTCTCCAACTGCTATGAAAGatagacttttttttaattactatataatAGCACTAGAAAAACGCTAAGATAAAATTTCATTAACCAAGAACCTAAAATCGTTTATTCCGCCAGTACTTagatgaaaattttcatttaagcGCGTCTcagatctaatttttttttttgtgtcaacagaaccaaaaaaatataagcgCCACATTTAcagcaaaaataaaaccttatccCTTCTCTGTACGACgagacaaacaaaacatcagACAAATTTTCTTCCCCCAAATTGAAATCTAGGTTTTTTTGAGTCCACCATAGACTCCACCATGAAGCTCGTCGATGGCCTCATTTTGCGTCCATTTCGATGTCATTTCTCGGCAAAAAAGTGATTAACACGAATCGTTATGTCTCCCTCTAcctcaatttttatttgcttccttCTCTTATTATCTTTCTCTATCCAGATCCGAGTTTGCGAGATTTCAAGCTACCTTAACAACAAAGTCCTCCACTTTTTCAACTTTCTTTCAACTACTTAAGCTCCAGGTTCGTatttatatgtttcttcttctctgtgatTTGTTCCTTTTTGTGTTTAGAAGAACGATTAGATCTCGAGTCTGATTTAGTCTCTTTGCGATGGATATGTTTCGGATTCGGTTTCAAAGTTTTAGTATTTGATTGCTTGTAACTCAATAGATGGGTTAAGCTTTTGATTGTCAAcatttctctttattatatgcTTTTCTTGAGAGGTCGATATATTGAATGGTATCTATCATATCTATGACTTTTTAGTTAACTCTATTCATGTTTGTAGTTTCCTCCTTGCCTGAGTAACTATTAATCTCTTAATTTCAGTTTTGATGAATTGCTTTGAGTTAAGTCAACATGGAAATAAGACAGAGTTTTTGACATGCTTGTGGTGGGGATATCTACGGTGGAANNNNNNNNNNNNNNNNNNNNNNNNNNNNNNNNNNNNNNNNNNNNNNNNNNNNNTAATTGTGGAAGAGAAACTTAAAATTGTGCTATTTTATCAATTGCCCAAAAACTGGGGTCCTAGTATAAAAGTTCTGAATTGAATTATACGACATTTTGTTGGTTAATAAtgtttttgcatcattttaaTCGGCTGATTGGCAAATTGCTTCCATCAAATCAGCAATATTGATATATGCCtttcttttacacaattataaaaaacatgaaGTATGTCATGATCTTCCAAAATTCATTTGTAGTGTCACGTACTAGGGGACTTATACTCGTATCTTAATTTCAGTTTTGATGAATTGCTTTGAGTTAAGTCAACATGGAAATAAGACAGAGTTATTGACATGCTTGTGGTGGGGATATCTACGGTGGTAcagattctttctttttctcggCGACGACGACAACGAAAATTCAAACTTGTACGGACTGAATACTTTCTCGGCTTGTGGTGTCAGATCTGCGATGCGAATCGGTGATTATCGGTGATTACACTGCTTAGATACATCGGTCGATGGAGGAAACGCCGGCTTACGAGCAGGACGCTGTTTCTCTCGGCGGCGGCAAGCACAAGATCCTTGCTGACCTTGCTCGCGTTCAACAGGAACTTGTCTTCTTAGAGGTATTACTTTACTAACATCTCTTTCGTCCTCCTTTCGCCTTCTTTGCTTGCTTGAGACCATAATTGAGGATTTGACACTTGTGTGTATGTTATGTGTCTTCTTGGAAACTAGGTAGGAATTGTTTTAAGTTAGTTCACCTTTTCCGCTGAATGCAAATTAGTTCTTTCATGGAGAGTGAATTAATAGATGCGCAGCAGATCTGTTCTAATCTAAGCTTTTCATATACCTTCGTTTTTTTTGGGGTACAATTCTgatttctttactcttttatgCTCAAAATCAAATCTATGGAAACTTTCTGGATTTCTCTTTGGATCCACTATTTTTTAACGGTTCTCTTATCCTGAGGGATGTATAAGTATTACTCATCTCATAATGGTTATGTGTTCTAGTATATACTTCTTCAATCCAGGCCTGTTAAAGTTTAGACGATGTGCTTGGACGCTTTTACACCTATGCTTGCTTCTACTAGTGAGCTCTAACCGTTATTTAAGTTGTCTTActcctttcttttcatttttatttcatgcACTGTATATTGTATCCAGAAGGAGTTGGTAGAGGTCGAGAAGACATATATAGTATCAACCGTGTGTGAAGAGTAAGAAGCTGTTCGTTTCGTGATCTAGACGCAATATCTGGATGTAGTATCTAGACACAATATCTAGACGCAGCATCCAGATACTGTTCGTTTGCGTTTTTGGTTTAGTTCATCCAGAAATTGTATCTGGAAcaaactttgtttgttttgtaatctgGTTTAGATATCTGAATGCAATACATGAAAATGACCAAAATATCCTTCATTTTGTAGGTTATTAGTTTTAGTGAATTTGGTTATGTTTATAGCTTAATAATTTTcacattaaatttaaataaacatctaataaatatttaaaaatgaaatcatcttttataacttaaaaatacactataaataatattttggttatatcaATTAACATTAAACatgtattttctaaaataacacaaaacacattagatttaaaatattttggttatgtttAATCAACATCTAGAATCTTATAATAATCATTCGAAACaaacataattcaaaattaaacaaacacaaCAGATTATGTTTgcaattaattttaaacaaaaatagagtGTGCTATCAATTTGAAAAATAAGTGTCCACTTCTCTCAATGTTCCATGGTTCCCCTGCAACAATCACAACTCATGTCTATGGACCCATGAGTGATGATCCTCCTCCTTGAGACAAGAGTGCAATGGTTCCCCTGCAACAATCAGAACTCATCATAAGCCATCAATTAgacattaacaaacaaaacaaacacaagaatcATTGAAAGGAGTGTCGTACCATAGTCTTTTGTGAAACTGTTGTGATGCTAATACGGAAGTTGACGTCCTCTTCCTATCTTTTCAGTTATAACATCACGTAGAGTCTCCATTGCTCTATCACCAGTAGGAATCACGTAGATTCAGATGCAGCCTCATCTTCATCTAACATCATGTTGTTGTCTAAATGGCTTTCACCCTGTTGAGCACTCCAACCCTCGGCTCCAGTTATATGAATTGACCCTAACATTTGTTCCATTAAATCAGCGTTTGGCATTGGTTTATCCTTTATCTTTCTAGCTCCAGGCCActcctaaaataaaaaggatactTAATAAACTAGAGaccacagaagaagaaaacaaattctaaagaGGAAGCTATATACCATATAACGCTCATCCCACCAATCATCACTCATGTCTATGGACCCATTGGGATGATAGCTCATTCCAGTTCTATGAGTTAATTTCTTAAAACCTGAGTATTGCTTCTTACAAGTATTAAACTTGTTCCTAAATTTTATCCAAGTATGCTTCTCTCCAAATGTATCATAGAACTTGGATATAATCGTTTGTCTCCCTACTTCATTCACTATGTGTTTTCTTATATTGCCTTTAGATTCTCTTCAAGTCGAAGTTCAAGGTACAACCGGGTTTCTTCATCACTCCATATTAGATTCTAGAAACACATAAAGCAAACAACACAGCTCATAAAGCAAACGAAGATTTATGCACTCTCAATGGCATCAACACAGCTCATAAAGCAAACAAAGATTTATGCACTCTCAATGGCAAACAAACGAATACTTATAAGCAAAGCCATATTACTTGGCCAGTAACTAGACTAAGCGACACTTCAACAACAAGCAAAGCAAACAGGTAATCAAACTAAACAGAAGCAAACACAGCTAAGCTAGTAAGAGGGAATGCAGATAGAACCATAAATCGCAAGggcagaaacaaaataaatcagatcacaaatcacaaacatAAGTAGCAGAGAAGTAGAAGATGATACTTACATCAGTGCTGTGAAACTCAGTTCTTTATTAGCTCCTCTAGGTTTATTATTATCTGTATTTGACTGAAACTTTTGCTGTTGATTGCTGATCAAACTGATATTTCCCTTGATTCACAGGCTGCTCTGTGCCATCGAGAAAGAACCCGACCCTCTGTTGCCACTGTGAGTGCTTCTAAACCTTGCAACTCTAGTCTTCTTTTTGACTCGGAATAACTGACTAATGCTGTCGGGCTTGCAGAACCATTGGACCTTTGAACTTAGGATGGGACCGGTGGTTTATGGTTTATATATCTCTATGTGATTGCTATGTGCTTATAGGGTTAATGCATATTGTGGCTTCTcacgattcttttgtttcatatgagCAGATACATATGGAGATGATAACTAAcatgtctttttcatatattcaaAGTGAACTAGTAGCTGTTCATTGGACTGTTTCAAGAAACGCTAAGTGAGCAGCTAAAAGAGAGCCTTTGCtacaagttttattttgtttaagactTGGTGAcactttgttatgtaagacttattttggttaatgtaatttatgttatgtatgttgattattttatgaaatgtaaaaatataaatctatttaaataaattttgaaaaaaaacaataataaataaaatagcattaattttgtgatacaataaaatatattatagcattTGATTAGTGATATGATATAGCTACGGTAGAAGCTCCTAACATAGTGTGTAAAATGACTTAtaacatgattttaaaaaattaaaaaaatgcgATAATAAAGCATTTCGCTACTGCTATGGTAAATGACTCTGCCATAGCAAATGTATTTGGCGCTATCGTATTAGTGGTATCTACAATAACAGTGGCCTAATATAGCGTTTGTGAAAGAGCTATAAATGACGTATTATAGCGTTTCTCTACTGCTATCAATGtagatatttgttgtagtgaattCTGTTATTTCGCATTGTTCCATATGTCCCTTAGCTAATCAACGTAGATGGGCTTATGTCTCTCATGGGAATTTAGCAGATAACCCTTTTGATTTAGTTCATATGGATGTATGGGGTCCGTTTAATACTGAGTCTGTTGAAGGATTTCgttattttcttactttagTTGATGATTGTACAAGAAATACTTGGGTTTATATGATGCGTAATGAAAAGGATGTTCATGTTGTCTTTTCAGCTTTTTGTAAGTTTGTTGTTACACAATACAATACAAATGTTAAAGCAATTCGATCAGACAATGCACCTGAACTGGCTTTTAATGAGATTGTTAAAGAACAAGGCATGAtgcattatttttcttttgcttacaCACCACAACAGAATTCTGTAGTAGAGAGAAAACATCAACACTTACTTAATGTTGCAAGATCTTTGCTTTTTCAATCTAATGTTCCCTTACAGTACTGGAGTGATTGCATTTTGACGGCTGCATTCTTAATAAATCGTTTACCATTTCCCTTGTTGCATAACTGTTCTCCATATGAGCTTTTGAATGCCAAATTGCCTGATTATTCATTGTTCAAAAGCTTTGGTAGTTTATGTTATGTTTCCACTCATAATCATACTCGTCATAAGTTTTCACCTAGAGCTACACCATGTGTCTTTTTAGGATATCCATTAGGATATAAAGGATATAAAGTTTTGGATTTAGAAAGTCATTCTATCATCATTTCTAGAGATGTAGTGTTCCATGAAAATGTTTTCCCATTCAAAACTAGTGATAATCTGTCTTCTGTGTTAGACATGTTTCCCAATACGATTTTACCTTTGCCTGTTCCATTGCATTATGTAGAGACAATGCCTATTATAGATGAGGATTCATTGATACCTACTGATCCATCTACATCAATACCATCGTTGATACCATCTTTAGTTCCTTTAGATAATCATAATAATACTAGTACAGAGACCACTGATACAGATCTTTCTACTGTTCCCATTGCTAGGCCTAAACGCACTTTGAAAGCACCTAGTTATCTATTTGAGTATCATTGTTCTCTTATTCCTTCCATGTCCTCCTTACCACCTACAGATTCTCTTCcccttcctcttcctccatTACCTAAAAAGACTACACCATATCCCCTTTCCTCTGTTTGCACTCTCGATTGATATACTCCTCTGTTTCAATCTTATATCTTCTCTTATAGTCTCGAAACTGAACCAAAAACTTTCCATCAAGCTATGAAATCAGTGAAGTGGACTAATGCAGCAAATGAGGAGTTACATGCTCTTGAACTTAACAAGACTTTTGTTGTTGAGTCATTACCTGCAGATAAGCATGTGATCGGATGCAAATGGGTGTTTACGATAAAATATAATTCTGATGGCTCTGTGGAACGCTACAAAGCGAGACTCGTGGCGCAAGGCTTTACACAGCAGGAAGGCATCGATTACCTGGAGACATTCTCCCCTGTTGCTAAGCTTACGAGTGTTAAGTTGTTGCTAGGTCTTGCTGCAGCTCGAGGTTGGAGTCTTACACAGATGGATGTATCTAATGCCTTTCTCCATGGGGATCTCGAAGAACAGATATATATGAGTTTGCCTCAAGGGTATACACCTCCACCTGGTACTGTTCTTCCTCCCAATCCTGTGTGTCGTTTACTCAAATCCTTGTACGGATTGAAGCAGGCATCATGACAGTGGTATAAATGCTTATCCTCGGTTTTACTTGGTGCTCACTATATTCAATCACCGACTGATAACACTCTGTTCGTTAAACTCTCTGTGGCATCGTCTGGTGATTTCTCTCTTGTGGCTGTTCTTGTATACGTTGATGACATAATGATTGCCAGCAATGACGATGCCGCTGTAACGATATTAAAGGACTTGTTGAAAGCTGCTTTTAAGATCAAGGATCTCGGACCTGCCCGTTTCTTTCCTGGCTTGGAGATTTCGCAATCATCACAAGGGATCTATGTTTGTCAACACAAATATGCTCAAAATCTTCTTGTGGATGAGGGGTTACTTGGCTGTAAACCGAGCTCTATACCTATGGACCCTAATCTACGCCTTACTAAGGATATGGGAACCTAGTTACCTAGTCCTACTTCCTACAGAGAACTCATTGGTCGATTGTTATATTTGACAATCACTCGACCCGATATCACCTTTGCAGTTCATCAGCTCAGTCAGTTTATTTCAGCTCCGACGGATATTCATCTTCAAGCAGCTCATAAAGTTCTTCGTTACCTCAAGCAGAATCCAGGCCAAGGTCTCATGTATTCTGCTTCGTCTGAACTTTGCCTGAATGCTTTCTCGGATGCAGATTGGGCTACCTGCAAGGAGTCTAGACAATCAGTGACAGGTTATTGTGTTTACTTAGGCACATCATTGATCTTTTGGAAGTCTAAAAAGCAGGCTGTGACTAGCCGTAGTAGCACTGAGTCTGAATATAGGAGCATGGCACAAGCTACTTGTGAGATTATTTGGTTGCAGCAGCTTCTGAAGGATCTACATATCAACGTCACTTGTCCGGCTAAGCTCTTTTGTGACAACAAGTCTGCTATGCATATCACCATGAACCCTGTGTTTCATGAACGGACAAAACATATGGAGATTGACTGCCATACCGTCCGGGATCATATCAAGGCTGGTAATCTCAAAGCTCTACATGTTCCAACCGAAGAACAACATGCTGACATCCTTACTCTCCATCTAGGTCCCTTCCATAGTTTACTTCAGAAAATGTCCTTGTCAAATCTTTATCTTCCACCTTCATCAGAGATAAAGATTTGAGGGGAGTGTATTAGAGATCATGGTTTACTTTGGTTATGTGGATTGGTTAAATCCGGTTATGTCAGTTCTATTACTTAGCTGATATATAAACTAAGAAGTAGATTAGGATGAGCTTAACAGCTTGTAACAAACTTTTGATCGGATTAATAAAACcgatatctctctcttttttctcctcCGTCATTCAACTATTTTCCGATTAACCGGATTTAATACAACCAACATATAGTCCAATATCTATGTACCTTTAATAGTGgctcacaaacacaaacatcatCCCAAGATACTTTAGATTTATGTTGGTTATGGCTGTCCTCGAATCAAAAGAAAACGTTAGTGTTAATTGGGTTTGACAAACACACAACATTGGCCTTAATTTGGCCATACGAAATTGACATTGGGAGACAAGATGAGAAGGTTCTTGAGCCCATGCACTCAATACATATTGTGTCGTTGGGATACAGTGCCGGCGCTGACCCAGTGCATTTGCACCATGTCacaatattttggaaaaaattataaggTTTTTAGGCTCTtcaatgtttcatattttgattaaaaaaaccccaaaatactgaaaatttataaataagacCTGTAaattaggagaaaaaaaaattttggcacAAGGTGCAAGAAAAGTTTGAGCCGGCCCTGTTGGGATATGAGTGGTGGTAGGTGAGAGACAAGACATCAAAGTGTGTtctagagaagagaagagaaagagaaacaaaagcttCTCAAGCAagctttcttcttgttgttgttgtatccCTTTGATCTGTAGTTCTCCTTGTGCCAAAATCTGTAAACGAAAAAACATCACAAGTTAGTGGTGTGTGTAACCTCTTCATAGAGTGGAAGTTGTGGGAGACGGTTCCCACCCGAGATGTACCGGTTAGAGGCCGGGAACTCGGTGATCAAAATTCTCTTGTATCATGTTCAAGTCTTAGATATATGAATCTTTAAACCGGTGTGAGGCGATGACGGACCAAAGCAACAATTATCCTCACAGTTAGAAAGAATTATATTCTCTAAACACCTCTCTTAGAGTTGCAATTGCAAAGCATATATATAGCCAAAACTTTTGGCCCAAAAGTACTTAATTAGTGTTTGATCAAGAATGAAGACGACTTCTTAGTTCTGACTATGTTGATAAGGACTTAATTCATACGAAAAGCTGGAATATATATAACTGGTACACGTGATAGAGAATCCTGGAACACATTAGTTTTAGTTCTGTAGcttagtaacaaaaaaaaaacctaaaattcaTTAAGCACAAAAGACTAAAGACCTCTTTGGAGGCAGATTATCAAAACGGTgcgttttaataatattttcccGCGTATTTTTCTCGCTTTATTATCGGATAGCCCAACAAATTCTCAGGCGGAAAAAACCTAGCTGTCTGCTTTCACCATGGACGTAGAAGGAGAAGACAAAAGCGATTATCTCCAGATCGACCAAATCGTTGAAGAAGATACCATGGACGATCTCATCAGAGACCGATTCAGACTCTCTGCTATCTCTATCGCCGAAACCGAAGGTTAGATCTCCCTCCTTCTCCTCCCAATTTTCAATTCGATTCTCAACATTTCCAGCGAATCGACGGTGGTGGTTTATGAATCGGATTCTGGGATTTCGATTTAATTTTGAGATTTGTGTTgattttgattgatgattcaattttaatttccaCTGATTCCTTCTTCCGAGGATCGAATTTGGCTTCCGATTAATTTgggaattttcaattttttagaatTGATGAATCAACATAGTAACGAGAAGCTGCTTGAAGTAGTTATTTTCTACAAAGTTGAAATTTAGAATCTTCttggtaaaagtaaaatagatgGAAAAGCGttgaatttgattgatttgagtttctcttttttttttttttttgtttgagcaGCGAAGAAAAATGGAATGGAAATAGCTGGACCTGTTGTGGCATGTGTAGCAGATTTAGCCTTCAAATACGCAGGTGAGAGTTCAGTATTTCAATGCATTGGAACACTAATCCTGCAACTCTCTTTTCTTATGGTTTGAAGAACCTTATTGTTGTTACTATTAACTTGGAAACTTAATCTAGCTTCAGGGGAATACAGAGTGGTCAATATGCTTTGGAAGTGATCTTTTTTTTAGAGGAATCCTGCTTTACTTAATTTTACATTAATGAAATGTGCAGTGTtagttttacaagttttttaatCATTTCATTGCTACTATAGACTTTGAATATCGATCTTGCTTCCGGGAAACACAGATGGTCAGTGTTTTGGAAGTAGTCTTTTGGTTTGTGTTGTGAATTTATCATTTGGGGAACAAGGGTTTTCTTCTTAGGCCAATATGTGTGTGTTACTTtatagaaaatagcaaaaagtaaaagtaataTGTGGGTGTTAGTTTACTGTTTTAGTTTCCAGAATAGCTTTGTCTGAaagttttgcttatttgttATGAGTAACAGAAAACGTTGGAAAGGACCTTGAACTATTTGCGCATCATGCTGGACGCAAAGTTGTGAACATGGACGATGTTGTTCTCTCCGGTATAAACCATTTCTCTCTCACACGTTCATGTTAGTGTTTTCTTAGTTATGGATTTCTTATCTGTTTTTGAAATTCGCAGCGCACAGAAACGATAACTTGGCTGCATCTTTGAGGTCACTGTGCAATGAGCTAAAGTCAAAAGAGCCACAATCTGACAGGAAACGCAAGAAAGGATCAGCcaagagagaagacaaagcCAGTAGTAGCAATGCCGTTCGCATCCCCGATTTGTAACTCTTCAAGTAGCGCATAAATACATGCATTCCtatattcatatacatagaGGACAAACATTGAGGAAGAAGCCGTTAAATGGCCTGGAACTTTCGTAGAAGTTTATTAAAGACATTTGCATCAACcctcttattttaaaatatcaaatgacAATACTTGCATCAATTCTCTTTATTCACctctttataaattaagaaaataaaat from Camelina sativa cultivar DH55 chromosome 2, Cs, whole genome shotgun sequence includes the following:
- the LOC104725611 gene encoding centromere protein S-like; the encoded protein is MDVEGEDKSDYLQIDQIVEEDTMDDLIRDRFRLSAISIAETEAKKNGMEIAGPVVACVADLAFKYAENVGKDLELFAHHAGRKVVNMDDVVLSAHRNDNLAASLRSLCNELKSKEPQSDRKRKKGSAKREDKASSSNAVRIPDL